Proteins encoded within one genomic window of Methanobacteriales archaeon HGW-Methanobacteriales-1:
- the hisD gene encoding histidinol dehydrogenase encodes MEIIEYKREDVIELVKRSQIDVDDVLLSVQSIINEVKIHGDNALSKFTEKFDGVKLQTFKVSREEIENSYQNLEPEIINSLKKASENIEKFHCSQLPEEWFQEVAPGICAGQIIRPIESVGCYIPGGRAVYPSTILMTVIPAKIAGVERIVCCTPPQADGKIGDAVLVAADLAGADEIYKVGGAQAIAALAYGTEEIKKVNKIVGPGNIFVTGAKKLVYGEVDIDFPAGPSEVLIIADEAANAEFIAFDILAQAEHDPNASCVLVTTSSDLAHEVQSMVLQNIKYMERSNIIKESLEKYGKIILTNSTHESLDFTNEYAAEHLIIMTKDPEETLKSVKNAGSIFLGELTPVSAGDYGSGTNHVLPTAGCAKMYSGLSTESFLKKPTVQRLSREGLDNLKDVVIPLAEYEGLFAHAESFKKRLK; translated from the coding sequence ATGGAAATTATAGAATATAAACGTGAAGATGTTATAGAACTTGTTAAACGTTCTCAAATTGATGTTGATGATGTTTTGCTTAGTGTGCAGTCTATTATTAATGAAGTAAAAATTCATGGGGATAATGCATTAAGTAAATTCACCGAAAAATTTGACGGCGTTAAACTACAGACTTTCAAGGTTTCTCGAGAGGAGATAGAAAATAGTTATCAGAATTTGGAACCTGAAATTATAAATTCGTTGAAAAAAGCTTCAGAAAATATAGAAAAATTTCATTGCTCACAGCTACCTGAGGAATGGTTCCAAGAGGTTGCTCCGGGAATATGTGCCGGCCAAATTATCAGACCGATTGAAAGTGTGGGATGTTATATCCCTGGTGGAAGAGCTGTTTATCCTTCAACAATATTAATGACTGTTATTCCGGCTAAAATAGCTGGTGTGGAAAGAATAGTCTGCTGTACTCCACCTCAAGCTGATGGTAAAATTGGGGATGCTGTGTTAGTGGCCGCAGATTTAGCTGGTGCTGATGAGATTTATAAAGTAGGTGGTGCTCAGGCCATTGCAGCATTAGCTTATGGGACCGAAGAAATTAAGAAGGTTAACAAAATTGTAGGGCCGGGAAATATTTTTGTAACTGGGGCCAAAAAGCTGGTCTATGGTGAAGTGGATATTGATTTTCCGGCTGGACCTTCAGAAGTTCTTATAATTGCTGATGAGGCTGCTAATGCAGAATTTATTGCTTTTGATATTCTGGCCCAGGCTGAACATGATCCGAATGCGTCGTGTGTTCTGGTGACCACTTCCAGTGATCTGGCCCATGAAGTACAGAGTATGGTTCTACAAAACATTAAATATATGGAAAGAAGCAATATTATAAAAGAATCTCTTGAGAAATATGGTAAAATTATTTTAACTAATTCTACACATGAATCTCTTGATTTTACCAACGAATATGCAGCAGAACATTTAATTATCATGACTAAAGACCCTGAGGAAACACTCAAATCTGTTAAAAACGCAGGTTCAATATTTTTAGGTGAATTAACTCCGGTTTCTGCAGGGGATTATGGTTCTGGAACTAATCATGTTCTCCCTACAGCAGGATGTGCTAAGATGTATTCTGGCCTTTCAACGGAATCATTTTTAAAGAAACCAACTGTTCAGAGGTTATCCCGAGAAGGTTTGGATAATTTGAAAGATGTTGTTATTCCTTTAGCGGAATATGAAGGTCTTTTTGCCCATGCAGAATCATTTAAAAAGAGATTAAAATAA
- the aspS gene encoding aspartate--tRNA(Asn) ligase, with amino-acid sequence MNSLGDLRRSHYSKEINPDMNDEEILVMGWTHEIRDLGGIIFVLLRDRDGLVQITAPSKKIETDLFEKLRKIKKESVIAVKGKVQGSPKAPGGVEVIPSELYILNESKQPLPLDPTEKVRAEIDTRLDSRFLDLRKPSISSIFKIKSTMLHSVRVFLEKNGYLEINTPKLVASATEGGTELFPITYFEREAFLGQSPQLYKQIMMSSGFDRVYEIAPIFRAEEHDTLRHLNEVISIDIESSFMDQHDVMNVLEKLVVQAITDVTENCESELEVLGKDLQIPETPFEKIEYDDLIDMVNSKGVPIEHGEDLSRAAEKAMGEIMDGYYFITGWPTEIKPFYVLHEEKTPEKSQAFDLMYKDLEISSGATRVHQHDLLVEKIKGKGLNPESFERYLAAFEYGMPPHAGWGLGAERFNMTLTGLNNIRETVLFPRDRRRLTP; translated from the coding sequence ATGAATTCATTAGGCGATTTAAGAAGAAGTCATTATTCTAAAGAAATTAATCCCGATATGAATGATGAGGAAATCCTGGTTATGGGATGGACTCATGAGATTCGAGATCTGGGTGGAATTATTTTTGTTCTTTTAAGAGACCGTGATGGCTTAGTTCAAATCACTGCTCCCAGCAAAAAGATTGAAACTGATCTTTTTGAAAAACTGCGAAAAATTAAGAAAGAATCTGTAATCGCGGTTAAAGGAAAAGTTCAGGGATCTCCAAAAGCTCCAGGTGGAGTGGAAGTTATACCTTCCGAATTGTACATATTAAATGAATCTAAACAGCCATTACCTCTGGATCCTACTGAAAAGGTTAGAGCAGAGATTGATACTCGTTTAGATTCCAGGTTTTTAGATCTTAGAAAACCATCTATTAGTTCAATTTTCAAAATTAAAAGTACTATGCTACATTCGGTAAGAGTTTTTCTGGAAAAGAATGGATATTTAGAAATTAACACTCCTAAGTTAGTAGCTTCAGCTACAGAGGGTGGAACAGAATTATTTCCCATCACCTATTTTGAGAGGGAAGCATTCCTTGGCCAAAGTCCTCAACTTTATAAACAGATTATGATGTCCTCTGGATTTGATAGGGTTTATGAAATAGCACCTATATTTCGGGCAGAAGAGCATGATACTCTCAGACATTTAAATGAAGTTATTTCCATTGATATAGAATCTTCTTTCATGGATCAACACGATGTAATGAATGTTCTTGAGAAACTGGTTGTCCAGGCTATTACTGATGTTACAGAAAACTGTGAATCAGAACTTGAGGTTTTAGGAAAAGATCTACAAATTCCAGAAACTCCATTTGAAAAAATCGAGTACGATGACTTGATTGATATGGTCAATTCTAAGGGAGTTCCTATTGAACATGGAGAAGACTTATCCCGGGCAGCTGAAAAAGCCATGGGTGAGATAATGGATGGATATTATTTCATTACAGGATGGCCAACTGAAATTAAGCCATTTTATGTCCTACATGAGGAAAAAACACCTGAAAAGAGCCAGGCCTTTGATTTAATGTATAAAGATCTGGAAATATCTTCTGGTGCTACCAGGGTTCATCAGCATGATCTTTTAGTGGAAAAAATTAAAGGAAAAGGATTAAATCCGGAATCTTTTGAAAGATACTTAGCAGCCTTTGAATATGGGATGCCACCTCATGCTGGATGGGGATTAGGAGCTGAAAGGTTTAATATGACTTTAACAGGCCTTAACAACATTAGAGAAACGGTTTTATTCCCAAGAGATAGAAGAAGGTTAACTCCTTAA
- a CDS encoding NAD(P)/FAD-dependent oxidoreductase: protein MKIKNSSIDDSFNGNNRNIKNYKIAVIGGGPAGIMAAISAAKMLSRSNASSSSNSSSSSSSRNNKKINPKSKIKTKKNNEFHEVVLIEKNEALGKKLLLTGGGRCNITNNSDLKTHINAFGKNSSFLKPSLYNFDNKSLLTFFKDKGLDFKVESYEKVYPVDDKSSSVLKVLEEYLQDYNVRLLLGYKVSNIEKNDDYFDISMERYLKLQKTPPSEFQNRPNNNNNNNNNNNRENSSIKVLKVILATGGLSYPSTGSTGDGMKFAQNHGHKLTKMNPGLTPLKVQEEWIKDLSGIKFENIGLSFRKSSKKRVSYMGTILFTHFGLSGPGILDLSQEISLLTNSHINLQNFSKNKEKNNEAKIGLNNFPMELFLDLIPQISIDELKDKFNLEFSQKGKTIIKNYLKSILPNKFIIPFLIHSNIDHNIQLSKISKKEKNRLIANLKDLKIHITGLMPFKSAMITCGGVYHKNIDSKTMESKLVRGMYFAGEIIEFCGLSGGYNLQMAFSTGYTAGKSSVTSII from the coding sequence ATGAAAATTAAAAATTCTTCTATTGATGACTCCTTTAATGGAAACAATAGAAATATTAAGAATTATAAGATTGCAGTTATTGGTGGAGGCCCTGCAGGTATAATGGCAGCAATATCTGCTGCAAAAATGTTATCCCGTAGTAATGCTAGTAGTAGTAGTAATAGTAGTAGTAGTAGTAGTAGTAGGAATAATAAAAAAATCAATCCTAAATCTAAAATTAAAACTAAAAAAAATAATGAATTCCATGAAGTTGTTTTAATTGAGAAAAATGAAGCACTGGGCAAAAAACTCCTTTTAACTGGAGGCGGGCGCTGCAATATTACTAATAATTCGGATCTGAAGACCCATATTAATGCTTTTGGAAAAAATAGTTCTTTTTTAAAGCCTTCGCTTTATAATTTTGATAATAAATCTCTACTGACTTTTTTTAAGGATAAAGGATTGGATTTCAAGGTTGAATCTTATGAAAAAGTCTATCCTGTTGATGATAAATCTTCTTCTGTATTAAAAGTATTAGAAGAATATCTCCAGGATTATAATGTAAGACTATTGTTGGGATATAAGGTTAGCAATATTGAAAAAAATGATGATTATTTTGATATTTCTATGGAAAGATATTTGAAACTTCAGAAAACTCCTCCAAGTGAATTCCAAAATAGGCCCAATAATAATAATAATAATAATAATAATAATAATAGAGAAAATTCATCTATTAAAGTATTAAAAGTTATATTGGCCACCGGAGGCCTATCATATCCATCGACGGGTTCTACAGGTGATGGGATGAAATTTGCGCAAAATCATGGCCATAAATTGACTAAAATGAATCCGGGCCTTACACCACTAAAAGTTCAAGAGGAATGGATAAAAGATTTATCAGGTATAAAATTTGAAAATATTGGCCTTAGTTTTAGAAAAAGTTCTAAAAAAAGAGTTTCATATATGGGAACTATTTTATTTACTCACTTTGGCCTATCTGGTCCCGGAATTCTAGATTTGAGTCAGGAAATTTCTTTACTAACTAACTCCCATATTAATTTGCAAAATTTCAGTAAAAATAAAGAAAAGAACAATGAAGCGAAAATAGGATTAAATAATTTTCCAATGGAACTCTTTTTAGATTTAATTCCTCAAATCTCAATTGATGAATTAAAAGATAAATTTAATTTAGAATTTTCCCAGAAGGGGAAAACTATTATTAAAAATTATTTAAAATCAATTCTCCCTAATAAGTTCATAATTCCGTTTTTAATCCATTCTAATATAGATCATAACATACAACTCAGTAAAATCTCGAAAAAAGAGAAAAATAGACTAATTGCTAATCTAAAGGATTTAAAAATTCATATAACTGGATTAATGCCTTTTAAAAGTGCTATGATAACCTGTGGTGGGGTATATCATAAAAATATTGATTCAAAAACTATGGAATCAAAATTAGTCAGAGGTATGTATTTTGCCGGTGAAATAATTGAATTTTGTGGTCTAAGTGGGGGATACAATTTACAAATGGCTTTTTCTACAGGTTATACTGCTGGTAAAAGTTCTGTAACTTCTATAATATAA
- the cbiC gene encoding precorrin-8X methylmutase (catalyzes the interconversion of precorrin-8X and cobyrinic acid), which produces MFMGASTKQGYEIAHKSRDIVRSLIGDKTASLSSEEKSIVERIVHSTADVEYADLTLITDDFVSKSVKSLKKDLDILTDINMVRVGINKYSGNVNCFISHPDVIKMAKESEITRAAAAMQYAADNGFKGIVVIGNAPTALYKVMELVENGEMDVKSVVGVPVGFVGAADSKESLLKTNIDSLITRGPKGGTPVAVATVNSLINISKTGQE; this is translated from the coding sequence ATGTTCATGGGTGCATCTACTAAACAGGGCTATGAAATTGCCCATAAAAGTCGGGATATAGTTAGGTCTTTAATTGGTGATAAAACTGCTTCGTTATCTTCTGAAGAAAAATCTATTGTAGAGAGAATTGTTCATTCCACGGCTGATGTGGAATACGCGGACTTAACACTTATAACGGATGATTTTGTTTCTAAAAGTGTTAAATCGTTAAAAAAAGATTTGGATATTTTAACGGATATCAATATGGTTCGTGTTGGTATAAATAAATATTCTGGTAATGTCAATTGTTTTATAAGTCACCCTGATGTCATTAAAATGGCCAAAGAAAGTGAAATTACCAGAGCAGCAGCCGCCATGCAATATGCTGCAGATAATGGGTTTAAGGGCATAGTGGTCATTGGAAATGCACCTACTGCACTTTATAAAGTCATGGAACTGGTTGAAAATGGAGAAATGGATGTTAAATCTGTTGTTGGAGTTCCTGTTGGTTTTGTTGGTGCTGCTGATTCAAAAGAATCACTTTTAAAAACAAATATTGATAGTTTAATAACCAGAGGCCCTAAAGGAGGCACTCCAGTGGCTGTAGCTACTGTAAATTCCCTTATTAATATTAGTAAAACTGGCCAGGAATAA
- the hemL gene encoding glutamate-1-semialdehyde-2,1-aminomutase — protein sequence MKSEDLFKESQKYLPGGVDSPVRAFKPYPFFADKGKGSKLWDVDGNVYTDYCLGYGPLIMGHAPENIIESVYEQIKKGTTFGAPTEKEIELAKLVISKVPCAEMVRFVNSGTEATMSAIRLARGVTGKNKIIKFEGSYHGAHDYVLVKSGSGAACLPDSLGVPEDTTKNTLSIPFNDMDALSALIELEADEIAAIIVEPVMGNIGCIEPQKGYLEFLREITEENNIILIFDEVITGFRLSEGGAQEYFGVTPDLVTMGKIIGGGFPMGALAGKKEIMEFIAPCGSVYQAGTFNGNPVSVTAGLNTLELLDKKFYSGLNEKSQSLRDGIRDILEDNDFNLKLVGLASMFQIYFTEIEVKNYNDAKTSDVDKFSIYFQELLKKGVFIPPSQFECCFLSQSHSREDIENTLNIMESALKIVF from the coding sequence ATGAAATCTGAAGATTTATTTAAAGAATCCCAAAAATACTTGCCGGGGGGCGTAGATTCTCCAGTCAGAGCATTTAAACCATATCCATTTTTTGCAGATAAAGGAAAAGGTTCAAAACTATGGGATGTTGATGGAAATGTTTATACTGATTACTGCCTTGGTTATGGTCCTTTAATAATGGGCCATGCCCCTGAAAATATAATTGAATCAGTTTACGAGCAAATTAAAAAGGGAACTACCTTTGGTGCTCCTACGGAAAAAGAAATTGAATTAGCTAAATTAGTGATAAGCAAAGTTCCCTGTGCAGAAATGGTTAGGTTTGTTAATTCTGGAACGGAAGCAACCATGAGTGCCATAAGACTTGCTCGGGGGGTCACTGGTAAAAACAAAATTATTAAATTTGAAGGATCTTATCATGGCGCCCATGATTATGTTCTGGTAAAATCAGGTTCTGGAGCTGCATGTTTGCCCGATTCTCTTGGTGTACCAGAGGATACCACAAAGAATACTCTTTCTATTCCCTTCAATGATATGGATGCACTTTCGGCATTAATTGAATTGGAAGCAGATGAAATAGCAGCTATCATAGTAGAACCCGTAATGGGCAATATTGGCTGTATTGAACCTCAAAAAGGATATTTAGAATTTTTACGTGAAATAACTGAAGAAAATAATATAATTCTTATTTTTGATGAAGTTATCACTGGTTTCAGACTTTCAGAAGGAGGTGCTCAGGAATATTTTGGCGTTACTCCAGATCTGGTAACTATGGGGAAAATAATTGGTGGTGGATTCCCTATGGGTGCTTTAGCCGGTAAAAAAGAGATAATGGAGTTCATAGCACCTTGCGGAAGTGTTTATCAAGCAGGAACTTTCAATGGAAATCCTGTTTCAGTAACTGCTGGATTGAACACACTGGAATTACTTGATAAAAAATTCTATTCTGGTTTGAATGAAAAAAGTCAGTCTTTAAGGGATGGAATCAGAGATATTTTAGAAGATAACGATTTTAATTTGAAGTTAGTTGGTTTAGCATCCATGTTCCAGATTTATTTCACTGAAATTGAGGTAAAAAACTATAATGATGCTAAGACTTCTGATGTTGATAAGTTTTCGATTTATTTCCAAGAACTTCTTAAAAAGGGAGTTTTCATACCACCATCTCAATTCGAGTGCTGTTTCTTATCACAATCTCATTCTCGTGAAGATATTGAGAATACATTAAATATTATGGAATCTGCTTTAAAAATAGTATTTTAA
- a CDS encoding alpha/beta hydrolase, which produces MQKTQFKFPVGYQNFHKDQLFNYQLNRWYSWGYARYEDMEEAGLKIDNFQDWKNIMIKLAKIALQEDRLINAAFYYRAAEFYTFSNDPDKEILYDKFCDLFYNIFQNEGLERFKVPYKDGFLPVIKTSPDGKSKGTIVLHGGFDSYIEEFYSWMWYFSRQGYEVIGFEGPGQGAARKKYGIPLDIEWEKPTSAILDYFNLDEVSLIGTSMGGWFCLRAAAFEPRIKKIIAQGHAMDYMKIHNILAQKMLIFFTKYFPNFSNKMALNNLKKCDMEAWTTSNLMYITDKKMPLDAMELAFSMNEENMHSKKIKQDVLLLSGKQDHFIGFKMHKKQVDALINAKSVIDRVFTKEDQAQNHCQVGNTVLALDAMLEWLK; this is translated from the coding sequence ATGCAAAAAACACAATTCAAGTTCCCTGTAGGATACCAAAACTTCCACAAAGACCAATTATTCAACTATCAACTAAATCGTTGGTATTCATGGGGTTATGCTAGATATGAAGATATGGAAGAAGCCGGATTAAAAATAGATAATTTCCAAGATTGGAAAAATATAATGATAAAACTGGCCAAAATAGCCCTTCAGGAAGACAGACTAATTAATGCAGCTTTCTATTATCGGGCCGCTGAATTTTACACATTTTCCAATGATCCGGATAAAGAAATACTCTATGATAAGTTCTGTGACCTTTTTTATAATATATTCCAAAATGAAGGATTGGAAAGATTTAAAGTACCGTATAAAGATGGATTTTTGCCAGTGATAAAAACATCACCTGATGGTAAGAGTAAAGGCACCATAGTCCTCCATGGTGGTTTTGATTCATATATTGAGGAATTTTATTCATGGATGTGGTATTTTTCCAGACAAGGATATGAAGTAATAGGTTTTGAAGGCCCTGGACAGGGTGCAGCTCGGAAAAAATATGGAATTCCTCTGGATATTGAATGGGAAAAACCTACTTCAGCTATCTTAGATTATTTCAACTTAGATGAGGTTAGTTTGATAGGAACATCCATGGGTGGATGGTTTTGCCTTAGAGCAGCTGCATTTGAGCCAAGAATAAAGAAAATTATTGCTCAGGGACATGCCATGGATTATATGAAAATACATAATATTTTAGCTCAAAAAATGTTGATTTTCTTTACTAAATATTTCCCAAATTTTTCCAACAAAATGGCTCTAAATAACCTTAAAAAATGTGATATGGAAGCGTGGACCACCAGTAATCTGATGTACATCACTGATAAAAAGATGCCTTTAGATGCCATGGAATTAGCTTTCAGTATGAATGAAGAAAATATGCATTCAAAAAAAATTAAACAAGATGTATTATTGTTATCTGGAAAACAAGATCACTTTATCGGATTTAAAATGCATAAAAAACAAGTAGATGCATTAATTAATGCTAAATCTGTTATAGATAGAGTTTTTACCAAAGAAGATCAGGCCCAAAATCATTGTCAAGTTGGAAATACAGTATTAGCACTGGATGCTATGTTGGAATGGCTTAAATAA
- a CDS encoding methyltransferase: MKTIVIGVGGNKNIIEAAKKVGAENPEINFIFTSSEKELLAIFLDKKADGYVRGSLSASLVMKHIKNSSDKAEINNEIIEENNYSEKSEADEKSINHGKINRVSFIKLDNNYFLLAPVGIDEGQNTEEKMIIVEQACDFLKKLGKEPKIGVLSGGRSQDMGRSSQIDKSIMDGEKLTSIIKHKYSVKHYYILIEDAIKDKCNLILAPDGISGNLIFRSLVLVGSAESYGAITLGIDQIFIDTSRAQSVEGYIRAINFAHYLAKRKM; encoded by the coding sequence ATGAAAACAATTGTTATTGGTGTTGGTGGGAATAAGAATATTATTGAAGCTGCTAAAAAAGTAGGGGCTGAAAATCCAGAAATTAATTTTATTTTCACCAGTTCTGAAAAAGAATTACTGGCCATTTTTTTAGATAAGAAGGCAGATGGTTATGTAAGAGGATCTTTAAGTGCTTCTTTAGTCATGAAACACATTAAAAATAGTTCGGATAAAGCAGAAATTAACAATGAAATAATTGAAGAGAATAACTATTCTGAAAAATCTGAAGCAGATGAAAAATCAATTAATCATGGAAAAATTAACCGTGTATCTTTTATAAAATTAGATAATAATTACTTTCTACTGGCCCCGGTGGGAATTGATGAAGGCCAAAATACGGAAGAAAAAATGATTATTGTGGAGCAGGCCTGTGATTTTCTAAAAAAACTAGGTAAAGAACCAAAAATTGGTGTTTTATCTGGTGGTAGGTCTCAGGATATGGGAAGAAGCTCTCAAATAGATAAATCGATTATGGATGGAGAAAAATTAACTTCAATCATAAAGCATAAATACTCTGTTAAGCATTACTACATATTAATAGAAGATGCAATAAAAGATAAATGTAATCTAATTTTAGCTCCAGATGGTATTTCAGGAAATTTAATATTCAGATCCCTGGTTTTAGTTGGCTCAGCAGAGAGTTATGGTGCTATTACCTTGGGAATAGATCAGATTTTTATAGATACTTCCCGAGCACAGAGTGTTGAGGGATATATTAGAGCAATAAATTTTGCGCATTACTTAGCCAAAAGAAAAATGTAG
- the uppS gene encoding di-trans,poly-cis-decaprenylcistransferase produces MSSLKPVYKLYEWYISRNLKEENMPKHVAIIMDGNRRYSKIQGNVPVIDGHKRGVSTLEKVLDWCVDLGIEIVTAYAFSTENFNRSDKEVEGLMKLFQENFEGIASNKKIHKNEVRVKAVGNLELLPENVRKAIKVAEDSTASYSKRQVNIAIGYDGRLEIIDATKKIARDVRDGKINPEDIDEDLINKNLYTAGLEDPNLIIRTSGEERLSGFLLWQSSYSELYFCDSLWPQLRKVDFLRALRSYQQRERRYGI; encoded by the coding sequence ATGTCATCCTTAAAACCTGTTTATAAACTTTATGAATGGTATATTTCACGCAATCTTAAAGAAGAAAATATGCCTAAACATGTGGCCATTATCATGGATGGAAATCGCAGATATTCCAAAATCCAAGGCAATGTTCCTGTTATTGATGGACACAAAAGAGGAGTAAGCACCTTAGAAAAAGTACTGGACTGGTGTGTGGATTTAGGCATTGAAATAGTCACAGCTTATGCATTTTCCACTGAAAACTTTAATAGGTCCGATAAAGAAGTAGAAGGTCTTATGAAACTTTTCCAGGAAAATTTTGAAGGAATTGCCAGCAATAAAAAAATTCATAAAAATGAAGTTAGGGTAAAAGCAGTGGGAAACCTGGAACTGCTTCCGGAAAATGTCAGAAAAGCTATAAAAGTGGCAGAGGATTCTACAGCATCATATAGCAAACGCCAAGTAAATATTGCCATTGGATATGATGGACGTTTGGAAATTATTGATGCGACTAAAAAAATAGCGCGTGACGTTAGAGATGGAAAAATAAACCCTGAAGATATTGATGAAGATTTAATCAATAAGAATCTTTATACGGCTGGTCTGGAAGACCCTAATTTAATTATAAGGACTAGTGGTGAAGAAAGATTAAGTGGTTTCTTGTTATGGCAGTCTTCTTATTCTGAACTTTATTTCTGTGATAGTTTATGGCCTCAACTTAGAAAAGTGGACTTTTTAAGGGCATTAAGGTCCTATCAACAGAGAGAAAGGCGCTATGGAATTTAA
- a CDS encoding DNase, translating into MIDTHCHVDFKDFNKDRAEIIKRAQKKLTCIVNCGVTLDGNRRVLELSEEYKKFVFPSLGFHPVNSSKSDQSAVEAVIEELHENIDKTVAIGEVGMDYYHVKDSEGRNRQEKIFNQFCGLAEEYELPLIVHARDSEEKAFKIVKKYKSIPEVIFHCYSGSLETANKIIEEEYYTSFSTMICYSKHHQVLAKEIPLKYILTETDSPYLSPFKGKKNEPAFVEEAVKKIAEIKGNKFSKVDNITEKNAKKAFDI; encoded by the coding sequence ATGATCGATACACATTGCCATGTTGATTTTAAGGACTTTAATAAAGACAGAGCAGAAATTATAAAGCGGGCCCAAAAAAAACTTACCTGTATTGTAAACTGTGGTGTAACTTTAGATGGTAATAGAAGAGTATTGGAACTTTCTGAGGAATATAAAAAATTTGTTTTCCCATCATTAGGATTTCACCCAGTTAATTCTTCTAAATCTGATCAATCTGCGGTGGAAGCAGTTATTGAAGAGCTCCACGAAAATATTGATAAAACAGTGGCTATTGGTGAAGTAGGAATGGATTATTATCATGTTAAAGATTCTGAAGGTCGAAATAGACAAGAAAAAATATTTAATCAGTTCTGTGGCCTGGCTGAGGAATATGAGCTTCCTTTAATAGTTCATGCCCGAGATTCTGAGGAAAAAGCCTTTAAAATAGTAAAAAAATATAAATCGATTCCAGAAGTCATTTTTCATTGTTACAGTGGTAGTTTAGAAACAGCAAACAAAATTATAGAAGAAGAGTATTATACTTCATTTTCAACTATGATATGTTATTCTAAGCACCATCAAGTTTTGGCTAAGGAAATACCTCTTAAATACATTCTAACTGAAACTGATAGCCCGTATCTATCTCCTTTTAAAGGAAAAAAAAATGAACCTGCCTTTGTGGAGGAGGCGGTTAAAAAAATTGCAGAGATAAAAGGAAATAAGTTTTCAAAAGTGGATAATATCACAGAAAAAAATGCTAAAAAAGCTTTTGATATTTAA
- a CDS encoding 2,5-diamino-6-(ribosylamino)-4(3H)-pyrimidinone 5'-phosphate reductase, which translates to MRPHVILNAAMTLDGKIATRTGSSEISGPEDLKRVHQIRKDSDAIMVGINTLLADDPRLTVHKISSNPSDNPLRVVVDSKARTPLKSRVLNNDSSTIIAVSKKAPLEKVEKLREEVEVIICGDNRVDLEQLMKKLKIKGINNLMLEGGSTLNFSMLKNGLIDEVRVCVAPMMVGGKDAKTLVDGDGFDFMADAVKLELKKSFNLGNDLILEYHVLDNLLKKE; encoded by the coding sequence TTGAGGCCTCATGTAATTTTAAACGCAGCTATGACATTGGATGGGAAAATAGCCACTCGAACAGGAAGTTCTGAAATTTCAGGCCCAGAAGATTTGAAAAGAGTTCATCAAATTAGAAAGGATTCTGACGCTATTATGGTGGGCATTAACACTCTTTTAGCGGATGACCCAAGATTAACTGTGCATAAAATTTCATCTAATCCATCAGATAATCCTCTAAGAGTAGTGGTTGATAGTAAAGCACGCACACCACTCAAATCCCGGGTTTTAAACAATGATTCCTCTACAATAATAGCTGTTTCAAAAAAAGCACCTTTAGAGAAAGTGGAAAAACTCAGAGAAGAAGTAGAAGTGATTATTTGTGGGGATAATAGAGTTGATCTGGAGCAATTAATGAAAAAACTCAAAATTAAAGGCATCAATAATCTCATGCTGGAAGGAGGATCTACATTGAACTTTTCCATGCTCAAAAATGGCTTAATAGATGAAGTAAGGGTCTGTGTTGCTCCCATGATGGTTGGTGGGAAAGATGCCAAAACCCTGGTTGATGGTGATGGCTTCGATTTTATGGCTGATGCAGTCAAACTGGAACTAAAAAAGAGTTTTAATTTGGGCAATGATTTAATTTTAGAATATCATGTCTTAGATAATTTATTAAAAAAAGAATAA